The Carassius auratus strain Wakin chromosome 5, ASM336829v1, whole genome shotgun sequence genome includes a window with the following:
- the LOC113081670 gene encoding rho guanine nucleotide exchange factor 12-like isoform X8: protein MSGTQSTLAERTGSILSKDHPPDKKPKSDKASVPSSHEFDPTGLVQRCVIIQRDENGFGLTVSGDNPVFVQLVKEDGAAMRAGVQTGDRIIKVNGTLVTHSNHVEVVKLIKSGSYVALTVLGRPPGLPQIPLSDGEGEEGPLFSLTIPHSPGPIGPDRSSSSPSPSERKQTPLPVWAMTEEQSRNPTTKLLKEIQDAKKHIPQHQEQLSKPTGTGQDGSLSPRPREGEQEDGGRDSDRPPSWQGDAGLEPPWTNNTTTPVTPSPVPESPCQRETPCHSPKTTPRDSLNSCPSPDAEDTPDLDSQSSVGTPTSRPVAHIIGAEDEDFDTEQEQMNGQCSCFQSIDFLKSRPAHLAAFIHHVVSQFDPAPLLCYLYAELYKQTSSKETRRILMDTFFIDKTASLKVTVPESIISDLERTAHSVNVERKRPEPNSEDVHRQYVQQLQDTLLPDIQKNLEDFRHKRSMGLTLAEAELTRLDTERIRDRVALEKERSCAEHIISKIEDVLLTSQATEEDKCSTMQFVILSYMKQLGVKVKHKPKLMNLFPKKKMKKPEKDGNEEKSKKTRFPNVFPQRRPSRIDPSSLSKALEPRQRPTKPQLPLGAGEQADGSSPPVRGSQSSEGPDGTATLVTLPPNSAPAAQGTDSFSRESETGGPPFSALPRLGDGVIPGESQDSSSSNTHFDFSPCTLEHLQEEEAETEKTQETGTPRSDKSRMEPLGSGEVQSEDDQCVEVELETPNWQTLVSRDVLSTLTNHEIKRQEVINELFYTERAHVRMMKVLENVFYQPLIREAILPPADIKNIFSNLEEIVQLHVSLTEQMTAVRKKNETALIDSIGDDLLSWFSGEEEAKIKRAAGTYCSNQPFALELIKSKQKKDQRFNSFILEAESNRHCRRLQLKDIIPVETQRLTKYPLLLENIAKYTEDPEERRKVKQAGECCRNILTHVNQEVKEAENKQRLEDYQRRLDLSSLKQSENPMIAEFKNLDLTKRKMVHEGPLSWKVNKDKTIELYTLLLEDILVLLQRQDEKLILKCHSKNLAGTAETKHIFSPIIKLSTVMVRSVATDNRSFFVISMSDNGAQIYELMAQTVSEQKTWQCLITQRADCMKTKLLNIIPLPQTDGEREAVELMNSGVQKLNKDSEPISLVSIQPPEKDCTEVMPTPPCSTNPFETKSDEEDEEENSLQDQAEDDEAFEAADVTDRLIFLKQRSRLGIAIDEDEAEAFELQPLRADEALRTLATLRQLLINHMSSQEDTDRDGERREQQEDVARTGSQQGSEDSTAISSTVANGSDRAENAQELPSGDTGFFETSEDCVSAGSYMVLEVCGGSGESSTDDEVQGSSGEPVAGGDSGIDLKKLLSSSSQSSRGPNLNRRIMTHIRLLQADLQHLKDTEIKYNQLRQRLSEETATDTEENKDKS from the exons GACAGGAAGTATTCTCAGCAAGGACCATCCCCCAGACAAAAAACCCAAAAGCGACAAGGCGTCAGTCCCCTCCTCGCATGAGTTTGACCCCACAG ggCTTGTGCAGCGTTGTGTTATCATCCAGAGAGATGAGAATGGCTTTGGGCTGACAGTGAGCGGCGATAACCCTGTGTTTGTACAGCTTGTAAAAGAGG ATGGAGCTGCCATGCGAGCTGGTGTTCAGACAGGCGACCGGATCATAAAG GTCAATGGGACATTAGTTACACATTCAAATCATGTAGAAGTTGTAAAGCTAATAAAAT CGGGCTCCTACGTGGCCCTAACCGTGCTGGGGAGACCGCCGGGTTTGCCTCAGATCCCCCTCTCAGACGGCGAGGGGGAGGAGGGGCCTCTCTTCTCGCTCACCATCCCTCACTCCCCGGGGCCCATCGGTCCAGACCGCTCGTCTTCCTCCCCCAGCCCCTCGGAGCGCAAACAGACCCCTCTTCCTGTATGG GCCATGACGGAGGAGCAGAGCAGGAACCCTACAACTAAACTACTGAAGGAAATCCAGGACGCCAAGAAGCACATTCCACAGCACCAGGAGCAGCTCAGCAAGCCCACTGGGACTGGACAG GATGGCTCCTTATCTCCAAGGCCACGAGAAGGAGAGCAGGAGGATGGAGGGCGAGATTCGGATCGGCCTCCTTCCTGGCAGGGTGATGCTGGATTGGAGCCACCATGGACCAACAATACCACAACCCCT GTCACTCCCAGTCCTGTCCCAGAGAGCCCATGCCAAAGAGAGACCCCCTGCCACAGCCCAAAGACCACCCCCCGAGACAGCCTCAACTCCTGTCCTTCACCGGACGCTGAAGACACACCTGACCTT GATTCTCAGTCGAGTGTGGGGACCCCCACCTCTCGTCCGGTAGCACACATCATTGGTGCTGAAGATGAAGACTTTGACACAGAGCAGGAACAG ATGAATGGCCAGTGTAGCTGTTTTCAGAGCATAGACTTTCTGAAGTCTCGGCCTGCTCACCTGGCAGCTTTCATCCATCACGTGGTCTCTCAGTTTGACCCTGCGCCTCTG CTGTGCTACCTCTATGCTGAACTTTACAAACAGACCAGCTCCAAAGAGACACGACGAATCCTCATGGATACCTTCTTCATAGACAAAACAGCT AGCTTGAAAGTAACAGTGCCTGAATCCATCATCTCTGACCTGG aACGTACTGCACACTCAGTAAATGTGGAACGGAAGAGGCCGGAACCAAACTCAGAGGATGTCCACCGACAGTATGTGCAGCAACTGCAGGACACACTTCTGCCTGACATCCAGAAGAACCTAGAAGACTTCAG GCACAAGCGCAGTATGGGTTTGACCCTAGCTGAAGCGGAGCTAACCCGTCTGGATACAGAGAGAATAAGAGACCGTGTGGCTCTGGAAAAAGAGCGATCCTGTGCAGAGCACATCATCTCTAAGATAGAAGATGTACT ATTGACGTCACAGGCCACAGAGGAAGACAAGTG TAGCACCATGCAGTTTGTGATACTGTCGTATATGAAGCAGCTCGGTGTAAAAGTGAAGCACAAGCCCAAGCTAATGAATCTTTTCCCTAAGAAGAAAATG AAGAAGCCTGAGAAAGATGGAAATGAGGAGAAATCGAAGAAAACAAGATTTCCAAATGTTTTTCCTCAGAGAAGGCCGAGCAGGATTGACCCTTCATCAC TCAGCAAGGCTCTGGAGCCGAGGCAGCGACCGACGAAGCCTCAGCTGCCATTGGGCGCTGGAGAGCAGGCAGACGGGTCGTCTCCTCCCGTACGGGGCAGTCAGTCCAGTGAGGGCCCAGATGGCACCGCTACCCTGGTCACGTTACCCCCTAACAGCGCTCCGGCAGCACAGGGCACAGACAGCTTCAGCCGAGAGTCGGAGACTG GTGGACCTCCCTTTTCTGCACTTCCCAGACTGGGAGACGGTGTCATCCCGGGAGAATCGCAGGACTCGTCCTCTTCAAACACTCACTTTGACTTCAGCCCCTGTACACTGGAGCATCTACAGGAGGAGGAAGCTGAGACAGAAAA GACGCAGGAGACCGGCACCCCCAGGTCTGACAAGAG CAGGATGGAGCCGCTGGGCTCTGGAGAGGTGCAGAGCGAAGATGATCAGTGTGTTGAGGTGGAGCTAGAGACTCCTAACTGGCAGACGCTGGTGAGCAGAGACGTCCTGTCCACACTTACCAATCACGAAATCAAGAGACAGGAAGTCATCAACG AGTTGTTCTACACAGAGAGAGCACATGTTCGAATGATGAAGGTTCTGGAAAATGTGTTTTACCAGCCGCTGATCAGAGAGGCCATCCTGCCTCCTGCAGACATCAAAAACATCTTCAGCAACCTTGAGGAGATCGTTCAGCTGCACG TGTCTTTAACGGAACAAATGACTGCAGTTCGGAAGAAAAATGAGACTGCGCTCATTGACTCAATTGGAGATGATCTGCTTTCCTGG TTCAGTGGGGAAGAGGAGGCGAAGATCAAAAGAGCTGCAGGCACGTACTGCAGTAATCAGCCTTTCGCCCTGGAACTCATCAAGAGCAAACAGAAGAAAGACCAGCGCTTCAACTCCTTCATACTG GAGGCGGAGAGTAACCGTCATTGTCGCAGGCTGCAGCTGAAGGACATTATTCCTGTGGAGACTCAAAGACTCACAAAGTATCCCCTGCTCCTGGAAAACATCGCCAAATACACAG AGGATCCTGAGGAGAGAAGGAAAGTGAAACAGGCTGGCGAATGCTGCCGAAATATTCTGACTCACGTCAACCAGGAGGTGAAGGAAGCTGAGAACAAACAG AGGCTGGAGGACTACCAGAGACGACTGGACCTGTCCTCACTGAAACAGAGCGAGAACCCCATGATCGCCGAGTTTAAG AACCTGGACTTGACTAAGAGGAAGATGGTGCATGAGGGACCGCTGTCCTGGAAGGTCAACAAAGACAAAACGATTG AGCTGTACACATTGCTGCTGGAGGATATATTGGTGCTACTTCAAAGACAAGATGAGAAGCTAATCTTAAAATGCCACAGTAAGAATCTGGCGGGCACCGCTGAGACCAAACACATCTTCAGCCCCATCATCAAACTCAGCACTGTGATGGTGCGCTCCGTCGCCACCG ACAACAGGTCATTCTTTGTGATCTCTATGTCTGATAATGGAGCCCAGATCTATGAACTAATGGCCCAGACTGTGTCTGAGCAAAAGAC GTGGCAGTGTCTGATAACACAAAGAGCAGATTGCATGAAGACCAAACTACTCAACATCATTCCACTGCCTCAGACTGA TGGGGAACGGGAAGCGGTCGAGTTGATGAACTCTGGTGTTCAGAAACTAAACAAAGACTCTGAGCCTATTTCTTTAGTGAGCATTCAGCCTCCAG AAAAAGATTGCACTGAGGTCATGCCGACCCCACCATGTAGCACCAACCCATTTGAGACCAAATctgatgaggaggatgaagaagaaAATTCACTACAGGATCAAGCTGAGGATGATGAAGCGTTCGAGGCGGCCGATGTGACCGATCGACTGATATTCCTGAAGCAGCGCTCGAGGCTGGGCATCGCCATAGACGAGGACGAGGCCGAGGCCTTTGAGCTCCAGCCACTCCGAGCTGACGAAGCTCTCAGAACAC tggcaACTTTGAGGCAGCTCCTGATCAACCATATGTCCAGTCAGgaggacacagacagagatggtgAAAGACGAGAGCAGCAGGAAGATGTGGCTAGGACTGGCTCTCAGCAGGGATCAGAGGACAGCACTGCGATCAGCTCCACTGTTGCGAACGGCTCAGACAGGGCAGAGAACGCACAGGAACTGCCCTCCGGAGACACAGGCTTCTTTGAGACCTCTGAGGATTGTG TCTCCGCAGGCAGTTACATGGTGCTGGAGGTGTGTGGCGGCTCAGGCGAGAGCAGCACAGATGATGAGGTGCAGGGCAGCAGCGGGGAGCCAGTGGCCGGGGGAGACTCAGGCATTGACTTGAAGAAGCTCCTGTCTTCCTCCTCTCAGAGCAGCAGAGGACCAAACCTCAACAGACGGATCATGACACACATACGTCTACTACAGGCCGACCTGCAGCATCTGAAG GATACAGAAATCAAGTATAATCAGCTACGCCAAAGGCTATCAGAGGAAACCGCTACTGACACAGAGGAAAACAAAG ATAAAAGTTAG
- the LOC113081670 gene encoding rho guanine nucleotide exchange factor 12-like isoform X5, with protein sequence MSGTQSTLAERTGSILSKDHPPDKKPKSDKASVPSSHEFDPTELPVQSVVSDRRPESCGLVQRCVIIQRDENGFGLTVSGDNPVFVQLVKEDGAAMRAGVQTGDRIIKVNGTLVTHSNHVEVVKLIKSGSYVALTVLGRPPGLPQIPLSDGEGEEGPLFSLTIPHSPGPIGPDRSSSSPSPSERKQTPLPVWAMTEEQSRNPTTKLLKEIQDAKKHIPQHQEQLSKPTGTGQDGSLSPRPREGEQEDGGRDSDRPPSWQGDAGLEPPWTNNTTTPVTPSPVPESPCQRETPCHSPKTTPRDSLNSCPSPDAEDTPDLDSQSSVGTPTSRPVAHIIGAEDEDFDTEQEQMNGQCSCFQSIDFLKSRPAHLAAFIHHVVSQFDPAPLLCYLYAELYKQTSSKETRRILMDTFFIDKTASLKVTVPESIISDLERTAHSVNVERKRPEPNSEDVHRQYVQQLQDTLLPDIQKNLEDFRHKRSMGLTLAEAELTRLDTERIRDRVALEKERSCAEHIISKIEDVLLTSQATEEDKCSTMQFVILSYMKQLGVKVKHKPKLMNLFPKKKMKKPEKDGNEEKSKKTRFPNVFPQRRPSRIDPSSLSKALEPRQRPTKPQLPLGAGEQADGSSPPVRGSQSSEGPDGTATLVTLPPNSAPAAQGTDSFSRESETGGPPFSALPRLGDGVIPGESQDSSSSNTHFDFSPCTLEHLQEEEAETEKTQETGTPRSDKSRMEPLGSGEVQSEDDQCVEVELETPNWQTLVSRDVLSTLTNHEIKRQEVINELFYTERAHVRMMKVLENVFYQPLIREAILPPADIKNIFSNLEEIVQLHVSLTEQMTAVRKKNETALIDSIGDDLLSWFSGEEEAKIKRAAGTYCSNQPFALELIKSKQKKDQRFNSFILEAESNRHCRRLQLKDIIPVETQRLTKYPLLLENIAKYTEDPEERRKVKQAGECCRNILTHVNQEVKEAENKQRLEDYQRRLDLSSLKQSENPMIAEFKNLDLTKRKMVHEGPLSWKVNKDKTIELYTLLLEDILVLLQRQDEKLILKCHSKNLAGTAETKHIFSPIIKLSTVMVRSVATDNRSFFVISMSDNGAQIYELMAQTVSEQKTWQCLITQRADCMKTKLLNIIPLPQTDGEREAVELMNSGVQKLNKDSEPISLVSIQPPEKDCTEVMPTPPCSTNPFETKSDEEDEEENSLQDQAEDDEAFEAADVTDRLIFLKQRSRLGIAIDEDEAEAFELQPLRADEALRTLATLRQLLINHMSSQEDTDRDGERREQQEDVARTGSQQGSEDSTAISSTVANGSDRAENAQELPSGDTGFFETSEDCVSAGSYMVLEVCGGSGESSTDDEVQGSSGEPVAGGDSGIDLKKLLSSSSQSSRGPNLNRRIMTHIRLLQADLQHLKDTEIKYNQLRQRLSEETATDTEENKDKS encoded by the exons GACAGGAAGTATTCTCAGCAAGGACCATCCCCCAGACAAAAAACCCAAAAGCGACAAGGCGTCAGTCCCCTCCTCGCATGAGTTTGACCCCACAG AACTGCCTGTTCAAAGTGTAGTATCCGACAGAAGGCCAGAGTCCTGCG ggCTTGTGCAGCGTTGTGTTATCATCCAGAGAGATGAGAATGGCTTTGGGCTGACAGTGAGCGGCGATAACCCTGTGTTTGTACAGCTTGTAAAAGAGG ATGGAGCTGCCATGCGAGCTGGTGTTCAGACAGGCGACCGGATCATAAAG GTCAATGGGACATTAGTTACACATTCAAATCATGTAGAAGTTGTAAAGCTAATAAAAT CGGGCTCCTACGTGGCCCTAACCGTGCTGGGGAGACCGCCGGGTTTGCCTCAGATCCCCCTCTCAGACGGCGAGGGGGAGGAGGGGCCTCTCTTCTCGCTCACCATCCCTCACTCCCCGGGGCCCATCGGTCCAGACCGCTCGTCTTCCTCCCCCAGCCCCTCGGAGCGCAAACAGACCCCTCTTCCTGTATGG GCCATGACGGAGGAGCAGAGCAGGAACCCTACAACTAAACTACTGAAGGAAATCCAGGACGCCAAGAAGCACATTCCACAGCACCAGGAGCAGCTCAGCAAGCCCACTGGGACTGGACAG GATGGCTCCTTATCTCCAAGGCCACGAGAAGGAGAGCAGGAGGATGGAGGGCGAGATTCGGATCGGCCTCCTTCCTGGCAGGGTGATGCTGGATTGGAGCCACCATGGACCAACAATACCACAACCCCT GTCACTCCCAGTCCTGTCCCAGAGAGCCCATGCCAAAGAGAGACCCCCTGCCACAGCCCAAAGACCACCCCCCGAGACAGCCTCAACTCCTGTCCTTCACCGGACGCTGAAGACACACCTGACCTT GATTCTCAGTCGAGTGTGGGGACCCCCACCTCTCGTCCGGTAGCACACATCATTGGTGCTGAAGATGAAGACTTTGACACAGAGCAGGAACAG ATGAATGGCCAGTGTAGCTGTTTTCAGAGCATAGACTTTCTGAAGTCTCGGCCTGCTCACCTGGCAGCTTTCATCCATCACGTGGTCTCTCAGTTTGACCCTGCGCCTCTG CTGTGCTACCTCTATGCTGAACTTTACAAACAGACCAGCTCCAAAGAGACACGACGAATCCTCATGGATACCTTCTTCATAGACAAAACAGCT AGCTTGAAAGTAACAGTGCCTGAATCCATCATCTCTGACCTGG aACGTACTGCACACTCAGTAAATGTGGAACGGAAGAGGCCGGAACCAAACTCAGAGGATGTCCACCGACAGTATGTGCAGCAACTGCAGGACACACTTCTGCCTGACATCCAGAAGAACCTAGAAGACTTCAG GCACAAGCGCAGTATGGGTTTGACCCTAGCTGAAGCGGAGCTAACCCGTCTGGATACAGAGAGAATAAGAGACCGTGTGGCTCTGGAAAAAGAGCGATCCTGTGCAGAGCACATCATCTCTAAGATAGAAGATGTACT ATTGACGTCACAGGCCACAGAGGAAGACAAGTG TAGCACCATGCAGTTTGTGATACTGTCGTATATGAAGCAGCTCGGTGTAAAAGTGAAGCACAAGCCCAAGCTAATGAATCTTTTCCCTAAGAAGAAAATG AAGAAGCCTGAGAAAGATGGAAATGAGGAGAAATCGAAGAAAACAAGATTTCCAAATGTTTTTCCTCAGAGAAGGCCGAGCAGGATTGACCCTTCATCAC TCAGCAAGGCTCTGGAGCCGAGGCAGCGACCGACGAAGCCTCAGCTGCCATTGGGCGCTGGAGAGCAGGCAGACGGGTCGTCTCCTCCCGTACGGGGCAGTCAGTCCAGTGAGGGCCCAGATGGCACCGCTACCCTGGTCACGTTACCCCCTAACAGCGCTCCGGCAGCACAGGGCACAGACAGCTTCAGCCGAGAGTCGGAGACTG GTGGACCTCCCTTTTCTGCACTTCCCAGACTGGGAGACGGTGTCATCCCGGGAGAATCGCAGGACTCGTCCTCTTCAAACACTCACTTTGACTTCAGCCCCTGTACACTGGAGCATCTACAGGAGGAGGAAGCTGAGACAGAAAA GACGCAGGAGACCGGCACCCCCAGGTCTGACAAGAG CAGGATGGAGCCGCTGGGCTCTGGAGAGGTGCAGAGCGAAGATGATCAGTGTGTTGAGGTGGAGCTAGAGACTCCTAACTGGCAGACGCTGGTGAGCAGAGACGTCCTGTCCACACTTACCAATCACGAAATCAAGAGACAGGAAGTCATCAACG AGTTGTTCTACACAGAGAGAGCACATGTTCGAATGATGAAGGTTCTGGAAAATGTGTTTTACCAGCCGCTGATCAGAGAGGCCATCCTGCCTCCTGCAGACATCAAAAACATCTTCAGCAACCTTGAGGAGATCGTTCAGCTGCACG TGTCTTTAACGGAACAAATGACTGCAGTTCGGAAGAAAAATGAGACTGCGCTCATTGACTCAATTGGAGATGATCTGCTTTCCTGG TTCAGTGGGGAAGAGGAGGCGAAGATCAAAAGAGCTGCAGGCACGTACTGCAGTAATCAGCCTTTCGCCCTGGAACTCATCAAGAGCAAACAGAAGAAAGACCAGCGCTTCAACTCCTTCATACTG GAGGCGGAGAGTAACCGTCATTGTCGCAGGCTGCAGCTGAAGGACATTATTCCTGTGGAGACTCAAAGACTCACAAAGTATCCCCTGCTCCTGGAAAACATCGCCAAATACACAG AGGATCCTGAGGAGAGAAGGAAAGTGAAACAGGCTGGCGAATGCTGCCGAAATATTCTGACTCACGTCAACCAGGAGGTGAAGGAAGCTGAGAACAAACAG AGGCTGGAGGACTACCAGAGACGACTGGACCTGTCCTCACTGAAACAGAGCGAGAACCCCATGATCGCCGAGTTTAAG AACCTGGACTTGACTAAGAGGAAGATGGTGCATGAGGGACCGCTGTCCTGGAAGGTCAACAAAGACAAAACGATTG AGCTGTACACATTGCTGCTGGAGGATATATTGGTGCTACTTCAAAGACAAGATGAGAAGCTAATCTTAAAATGCCACAGTAAGAATCTGGCGGGCACCGCTGAGACCAAACACATCTTCAGCCCCATCATCAAACTCAGCACTGTGATGGTGCGCTCCGTCGCCACCG ACAACAGGTCATTCTTTGTGATCTCTATGTCTGATAATGGAGCCCAGATCTATGAACTAATGGCCCAGACTGTGTCTGAGCAAAAGAC GTGGCAGTGTCTGATAACACAAAGAGCAGATTGCATGAAGACCAAACTACTCAACATCATTCCACTGCCTCAGACTGA TGGGGAACGGGAAGCGGTCGAGTTGATGAACTCTGGTGTTCAGAAACTAAACAAAGACTCTGAGCCTATTTCTTTAGTGAGCATTCAGCCTCCAG AAAAAGATTGCACTGAGGTCATGCCGACCCCACCATGTAGCACCAACCCATTTGAGACCAAATctgatgaggaggatgaagaagaaAATTCACTACAGGATCAAGCTGAGGATGATGAAGCGTTCGAGGCGGCCGATGTGACCGATCGACTGATATTCCTGAAGCAGCGCTCGAGGCTGGGCATCGCCATAGACGAGGACGAGGCCGAGGCCTTTGAGCTCCAGCCACTCCGAGCTGACGAAGCTCTCAGAACAC tggcaACTTTGAGGCAGCTCCTGATCAACCATATGTCCAGTCAGgaggacacagacagagatggtgAAAGACGAGAGCAGCAGGAAGATGTGGCTAGGACTGGCTCTCAGCAGGGATCAGAGGACAGCACTGCGATCAGCTCCACTGTTGCGAACGGCTCAGACAGGGCAGAGAACGCACAGGAACTGCCCTCCGGAGACACAGGCTTCTTTGAGACCTCTGAGGATTGTG TCTCCGCAGGCAGTTACATGGTGCTGGAGGTGTGTGGCGGCTCAGGCGAGAGCAGCACAGATGATGAGGTGCAGGGCAGCAGCGGGGAGCCAGTGGCCGGGGGAGACTCAGGCATTGACTTGAAGAAGCTCCTGTCTTCCTCCTCTCAGAGCAGCAGAGGACCAAACCTCAACAGACGGATCATGACACACATACGTCTACTACAGGCCGACCTGCAGCATCTGAAG GATACAGAAATCAAGTATAATCAGCTACGCCAAAGGCTATCAGAGGAAACCGCTACTGACACAGAGGAAAACAAAG ATAAAAGTTAG